GCGACAGCCTGAGCGACCGAAAAATCTTCCGCCCCTGGAACCCCCGCGCGTTCTTTTCGCGAATCGGGCCAAGTCGCAAAACCAGCAAAAGTTTCCGGCATTTTTGCGGGTGAGGAGCTTCGTCGTCGGCGACGCCGGCTGCTATAAACAGGCCGTTCGAAAGGGTTGCTGGCTATGAAAAAAACGTCCCTCGTCCTGATATTGGCGGGTGCCTTTGGCGCCGCTGTGGCTTGTTCCGGAGATGATGGTGCCGATGGAAAGCAAGGTCCCCAAGGGGAACCTGGCGAACAAGGCGATCCCGGGACCCAAGGCGATCCGGGTATCCCCGGGGAAGCGGGCGTACCGGGTGAAGCGGGAACGAACGGCGAAGCGGGCACCACGCCGGAAGGCGGACTCACCGCCTCTTGCCTCGGCCCCTGCCACGGCTTCACGGGCATCGTGGAGCAGTGGAAGTCCAGCACCCACTACGCGACGTACATCGCGAACCTCGGTGGCGAAGAGGTCGAGACCTGGACCGGCGAGCGCGCGTGCGGCAACTGCCACGCGATCGACGCGATTGAGCAGCGCGTCGCCGGCAACGTGTTGGCTCCCGGCGGAAGCGCCCCAACCCACGCCGCCAACGGCCAGCTGAACTACCTCAAGGGTAGCGCGGTGACCGAGTCCAACTACGGCGGCCACGCAAGCGTCGCGGTCGTCCACTGCACGACCTGCCACGACTCGAGTCCGCAGAACGATCCTCACCGCACCGGCAAGCAAGTCTACGAAGCAGGCGACTTCCCGCTACGTGGACCGACGGGACCGACGGACCAGACGTACATCGAGAAGAGCTCCGCCGTGGGCGTGTCGGACGGCACCGAGGCCGGCACCTACAACAAGGGCAACGCCTGCATCTGGTGTCACAAGTCGCGCAAGGACGTGACCAACTACATCACCGCGAGCAACCGCTTCTCCGCCTACTGGGGTCCGCATGAAGGCCCGCAGTCGGACATCTACACTGGCAAGGGCGGCTATCAGTACAGCGGTCAGACGTACACCTCGTCGTCGCACCAGGCGTTCACCAACGGCTGCGTCGATTGCCACATGGCCCCCGTCGCAACCAACGGCGATATCGGAGATCACTCCTTCCGGCCGCAGCTGTCCACGTGCCAGTCCGCAGGCTGCCACGTCGCTGCGACCAGCTTCGACGTAGCCGGCGGCCAGAGCGCGATGAAGGAAGGCATTCGTGAGCTGCGCACGGCCCTCAACGACAAGGGCTACCTGTCCCGTGAAGGCGTGGCCCCCCTCACCGCAGCTCAGCTGGCCGACAACTTCTTCATCGAAGACCAGCCAGCCAGCGTGAGCAACGTCCCCGCAGACGACGCCGGCGCCATGTACAACTACCTGCTCCTCGCCCGAGGCAGCGGCTACGGCGTCCACAACCCGGTCTACACCCGTCAGCTGATCTACGACTCCGTGTTCTCGCTGACGGGCGCCGCACCGGCGACCATCCCAACCCGCCCGCAGTGATCTGAGCGCTGGTTGAAACACGGGGCGTCCCTTGGGGCGCCCCGTTTTTTTGTTGCCTCCCCCCGCGCCGCGCGTTGCCGCGCGGCACGCCCCCTCCCGGCGCCGGCGCTAACGCGCGCGGGCGGAGGGGGATGAGCTACAGCGCAAACCCCGCGCGCACGCCGAGCCAGTTGGCGTTCCAGAGTATCGACTTGCAGGTGTCTTCTAGCTCCACGCGGCTGCCGTCGGCGTTCTCACGGTGGAAATCGTAGAAGCAGCCGGTGGACCACTGGTACTGCACCCCCAAGCGCACACCAGAGACGGGCGCGAAGTCGTAGCCGATCCCGGCGCGCACGAAGTCGGCGCCGTTGGCGACCAAGCGATCGGGACCGCTCGACTCCTCGTGGCGGCGATAGCCCGCACCGAAGGTCACGATCAGCTCACCCACCGGAGTGAACACCACGTGCCAGCGCGCTTGCGCCCCGACTGAGAAACCATCGCGCTCTTTCTCAGAGCCGCCCGTCTCCGCAAACACGGATGGGTTCAGCCACTGCACGTAGCCCCCGAAGGACCAACGCTTGTGCGGACGAAACGCAGCATCGAGGCCATAGCCGGTGACAGGCCCTGCAAGGACTCGGTCGTCGAGCTCCAGCCCGACGATGGCGTTCCCCCCGAACTCGAAACCGTAGCCGTAGTCAGGTGGCCTGTCTTTATCGTGCGGAGCTTGCTCCTCCGGCGATCCGGTGGCCACGACGTTGGAGTTTGGCGCCGCCTGAGCGACACACGGAATGAATAAGCCCCCAATAAGTAAAGGAGCAGCACACAGCCGCATGGCTGAAAGCTAGCTCAACCAGAGCAGGCTCGCAGCTCTCTGTGCGGAGAGTTGTATGGGGTAGCTCGGGTGGCTGAGCGGCGTTCCTCACCCCCTGCCCCCGAGCAATCGGTCGTTCACGCTTCAACCGAAGGCTTTGAGCAGGCTCTCGGCGATGCGCTCGGCGGTTTTTCCGTCCCAGAATTTGGGGATGCGGCCGTCGAGCTTACGGCTCATCACCTCTTTGTAGGCGGGCAGGATGGTTTCGCGGCGGCTGCCGGCGAGCACGTTGGTGCCTTCCTCGATCGTGCACGGGCGCTCGGTGTTCTCCCGCAGGGTGACGCAAGGCGTTCCAAGCACAGTCGTTTCCTCCTGGATCCCACCGGAGTCGCTGAGCACGACCTTGGCTGAGGCCATCAGGCGCAAGAAGTCCAGGTAGCCGAGGGGCTCGACCAGCTTCCAGCGGGCGCTGTCGAGCTCGAGGCCCATGTCCTTGAGGCGCGCACGGGTGCGCGGGTGAACCGGGAACACCAGAGGCTGGTCGTGAGAGACGTCATCGAGCACGCCCAGCAGGTGCTTCAGCTGCTCGGGCTCATCGACGTTGCTCGGGCGGTGCAGCGTGACCAAGCCGTAGCCGCGCTCAGTCAAATCGAGGCGCTGCATGATGTCCGACTGCATCGCCTTCTGCTTGGCGTAGAGCAGCGTGTCGATCATCACGTTGCCGACGTACTCGACGCGCTCGTCAGCGACGCCCTCCGCCTTGAGGTTCGTCATGCCCGCCGGGTCCGACACGTAGAGCACG
This Polyangiaceae bacterium DNA region includes the following protein-coding sequences:
- a CDS encoding collagen-like protein; amino-acid sequence: MKKTSLVLILAGAFGAAVACSGDDGADGKQGPQGEPGEQGDPGTQGDPGIPGEAGVPGEAGTNGEAGTTPEGGLTASCLGPCHGFTGIVEQWKSSTHYATYIANLGGEEVETWTGERACGNCHAIDAIEQRVAGNVLAPGGSAPTHAANGQLNYLKGSAVTESNYGGHASVAVVHCTTCHDSSPQNDPHRTGKQVYEAGDFPLRGPTGPTDQTYIEKSSAVGVSDGTEAGTYNKGNACIWCHKSRKDVTNYITASNRFSAYWGPHEGPQSDIYTGKGGYQYSGQTYTSSSHQAFTNGCVDCHMAPVATNGDIGDHSFRPQLSTCQSAGCHVAATSFDVAGGQSAMKEGIRELRTALNDKGYLSREGVAPLTAAQLADNFFIEDQPASVSNVPADDAGAMYNYLLLARGSGYGVHNPVYTRQLIYDSVFSLTGAAPATIPTRPQ
- the wecB gene encoding UDP-N-acetylglucosamine 2-epimerase (non-hydrolyzing), producing MVAPEWLSGYSGAVIIKVLCVAGARPNFPKIAPLMRAFNARPEQFQVKLVNTGQHYDEKLAKVFFEDLAIPKPDMDLEVGSASHAVQTAEIMKRFETVIQAENPHVVIVVGDVNSTAGCALVTAKHFLSEEFRFRGKARKRPVMVHVEAGLRSFDDDMPEETNRKVTDVLSDVLYVSDPAGMTNLKAEGVADERVEYVGNVMIDTLLYAKQKAMQSDIMQRLDLTERGYGLVTLHRPSNVDEPEQLKHLLGVLDDVSHDQPLVFPVHPRTRARLKDMGLELDSARWKLVEPLGYLDFLRLMASAKVVLSDSGGIQEETTVLGTPCVTLRENTERPCTIEEGTNVLAGSRRETILPAYKEVMSRKLDGRIPKFWDGKTAERIAESLLKAFG